TAGAAGACGGCCGAATCGACGCCCGCGCCCACGATCGTCGAGCCGATGGTGCGGGTGAAGAGCCAGCGGCCCTCGGTGAAGAGCTTCATCTTGGCCAGCACGTACGAGTTGGCGAACTCGCCCACCCAGAACGCCGCCAGCGAGGCGAGCACGATGCGCGGCGTCTGCCCGAACACGCTCACCAGCGCGGCCTGCCCCTTCCAGGTGGGGTCGGGCGGCAGCGCGAGCACCACCACGCTCATCAGCGAGGCGAAGGCCAGCGCCGCGAACCCCGCCCAGATCACGCGGCGCGAGCGCGCGTAGCCGTACACTTCGGTGAGGATGTCGCCGAAGAGGTAGGCGATCGGGAAGAACAGGATCCCCGCCCCGAAGCTCACCGGACCGATCCGCGCCGGCTTCCCCGGCCCGATCAGGTTGGAGCAGAGCAGCACGGTCACGAACGCCGCCATGATC
This region of Longimicrobium sp. genomic DNA includes:
- a CDS encoding queuosine precursor transporter, which produces MQAAVPHPHRRYKYFDLIMAAFVTVLLCSNLIGPGKPARIGPVSFGAGILFFPIAYLFGDILTEVYGYARSRRVIWAGFAALAFASLMSVVVLALPPDPTWKGQAALVSVFGQTPRIVLASLAAFWVGEFANSYVLAKMKLFTEGRWLFTRTIGSTIVGAGVDSAVFYPVAFLGVWETQTVLRVTLSNYVLKVLWEVIATPLTYRVVGFLKRVEHEDYYDRDTDFTPFSIAVE